The window AACTGGTCACGTGATGTTTTGTTCACGTGAGGTGAACGCAGTACGTCGTAGCGTTTGATGCGGGTTGGCAGTGGAACTGGGCCACGGACAACAGCACCGGTGCGCTTTGCTGTATCCACGATTTCAGCAGCTGACTGGTCAATCAGTTTGTAGTCAAAAGCTTTAAGGCGAATACGGATTTTCTGGTTTTTCATGGGAATTCCTAAAGAACAATTATAAAGAACAAACTACCTGATCAGGGTAGCGACAAAAATGCCCGGCAGCCCGAAGACTGCCGGATGCATTTGTAAAAATTACTTCGTGATTTTAGCAACCACGCCGGCGCCGACGGTACGGCCACCTTCGCGAATCGCGAAGCGCAGACCTTCTTCCATCGCGATCGGAGCGATCAATTCTACGTCCATTGATACGTTATCGCCTGGCAGAACCATTTCTTTGTCTTCCGGCAGTTTGATCGTACCGGTTACGTCCGTTGTACGGAAGTAAAACTGGGGACGATAGCCCTGGAAGAATGGTGTGTGACGACCGCCTTCTTCTTTAGACAGAATATACACCTCGGCTGAGAAGCCGGTGTGGGGTTTGATTGATCCGGGTTTGGCCAGAACCTGACCACGCTCTACGTCTTCACGTTTTGTACCACGCAGCAAAATACCCACGTTATCGCCAGCCTGACCTTCGTCCAGCAGCTTGCGGAACATTTCCACGCCTGTACATGTGGTTTTAACCGTGTCTTTGATACCGACGATTTCGATCTCTTCACCCACCTTGATGATTCCGCGCTCGATACGACCGGTCACAACCGTACCGCGGCCAGAGATAGAGAACACGTCTTCAACGGGCATCAGGAACGTACCGTCAACTGCACGCTCAGGGGTTGGGATATAGGTGTCCAGTGCTTCTGCCAGAGACAGGATGGCCTGTTTGCCCAGTGGGCCTTCGTCGCCTTCCAGTGCCAGTTTGGCAGAACCCTTGATCACAGGCGTATCGTCGCCTGGGAAGTCGTATTTGGACAGCAGCTCGCGCACTTCCATTTCGACCAGTTCCAGCAGCTCTTCATCGTCAACCATGTCGGCTTTGTTCAGGAACACAACAATGTAAGGCACGCCAACCTGACGTGACAGCAGGATGTGTTCACGTGTCTGAGGCATCGGGCCGTCAGCAGCTGAACATACCAGAATCGCGCCGTCCATCTGCGCCGCACCCGTGATCATGTTTTTAACATAGTCAGCGTGTCCGGGGCAGTCTACGTGTGCGTAGTGGCGGGTCTCGGTTTCGTATTCAACGTGAGAGGTGTTGATCGTGATACCACGCGCTTTTTCTTCAGGCGCCGCGTCAATCTGGTCGTAGCCTTTGGCTTCGCCACCAAAGTGCTGTGACAATACCGTTGTAATCGCCGCTGTCAGCGTTGTTTTTCCATGGTCAACGTGACCAATCGTACCTACGTTTACGTGTGGTTTGGTACGTTCAAACTTACCTTTTGCCATAATATCTATCCAATACTTTATCTATCTGAATATGAAATCGTTGCGCCTGTCTGATGCTTGATGCAGAACAGGCGCAACACCTGTGATGTTATTTACTGCGGGCGCTGATGACTTCATCGGCAACGTTCTTCGGAGCTTCAGCGTATTGCTTGAATTCCATCGTGTACGTTGCACGACCCTGTGTCAGAGAACGCAGATTGGTTGCATAACCAAACATTTCAGCCAGTGGTACTTCGGCTTTAATCACTTTGCCGCCACCAACCATATCGTCCATACCCTGAACCATACCACGGCGTGAGGACAAATCGCCCATCACGGTACCAGCATAGTCTTCAGGTGTTTCCACTTCAACAGCCATCATCGGCTCCAGCAGAACCGCCTGGGCCTTGCGCATCCCTTCCTTGAAGGCCATGGATGCAGCCATGCGGAAGGCATTTTCGTTCGAGTCAACGTCATGGTAAGAACCGAAGAACAGGGTTACCTTGACATCAACAACCGGGTATCCGGCGACGACACCAGCAGACAGGGTTTCCTGAATACCTTTGTCAACAGCAGGAATGTATTCACGAGGAACCACACCGCCCTTGATCGCGTCAACGAATTCGTAACCGGCACCACCAGGAGGCAGCGGTTCCAGTTTCAGTACAACGTGACCGTACTGACCACGACCACCGGACTGTTTAACGAATTTGCCTTCAACTTCTTCACATACCTTGCGAATGGTTTCACGGTAGGCCACTTGTGGTTTACCCACGTTGGCTTCCACGTTGAACTCACGACGCATACGGTCTACCAGAATTTCCAGGTGCAGCTCACCCATACCGGAAATAATAGTCTGACCTGACTCTTCGTCACTACGCACGCGGAAAGACGGATCTTCTGCGGCCAGACGAGACAGGGCCAGACCCATTTTTTCCTGGTCAGCCTTGGTTTTTGGCTCAACCGCCTGAGAAATCACGGGTTCCGGGAACTCCATGCGTTCCAGCATGATATGAGAATCCAGGTCGCACAGCGTTTCGCCTGTTGTCACGTCTTTCAGACCGACCACAGCGGCGATGTCGCCTGCCAGCACTTCCTTGATCTCTTCACGGTTATTCGCGTGCATCTGCAGAATTCGGCCAATACGCTCTTTTTTACCCTTGATCGGGTTGTAGACCGTGTCGCCAGAACTCAGAACGCCAGAATAAACGCGCACGAAAGTGAGCTGACCAACGAACGGATCGGTCATCAGCTTGAATGCCAGGGCAGAGAATTGTTCCTTGTCATCGGCCTTGCGGGTAACAGGGTTACCGGCATCATCTTCGCCGCTGACAGGAGGAATATCGGCCGGTGAAGGCAGATAGTCGATCACTGCGTCCAGCATGCGCTGTACGCCCTTGTTTTTAAAGGCAGTACCGCAAAGCATAGGCTGAATTTCGCAGGCGATGGTACGGTCGCGCAGCGCCTTGTGAATTTCCTCTTCGCTCAGCTCGCCGCTCTCAAGGTATTTGTCCATGAGTTCTTCGGACGCTTCAGCGGCGGTTTCAACCAGTTTTTCACGCCATTCATTGGCAGACTCAACCAGTTCGGCCGGGATATCCAGGTATTCAAACTTGGTGCCCTGGCTGGCTTCGTCCCAGATGATCGCTTTCATCTTGATCAGATCGACCACGCCTTTGAAGCTGTCTTCAGCGCCGATAGGAATCACGATAGGCACAGGATTGGCGCGCAGGCGCGTTTTCAACTGGTCATAAACCTTGAAGAAATTCGCACCGGTACGGTCCATTTTGTTCACAAAGGCCAGACGCGGCACTTTGTACTTGTTGGCCTGACGCCAAACCGTTTCGGATTGGGGCTGAACGCCGCCTACTGCACAATAAACCATGCAGGCACCGTCGAGCACACGCATGGAACGCTCAACTTCAATCGTGAAGTCAACGTGTCCGGGGGTGTCGATGATGTTGATGCGGTGTTCCGGATAGTTACCCGCCATACCCCGCCAGAAAGCGGTGGTCGCGGCAGAAGTAATCGTAATACCGCGTTCCTGTTCCTGCTCCATCCAGTCCATGGTGGCGGCACCATCGTGCACTTCACCAATTTTATGGCTCACACCGGTATAAAACAGAATACGTTCTGTAGTCGTTGTTTTACCAGCGTCAATGTGGGCAGAAATACCGATGTTGCGGTATCGTTCGAGCGGGGTTTTGCGGGCCATGGTTGTGTCCTTAAATTACCAGCGGAAATGGGAGAAGGCTTTGTTGGCCTCTGCCATTTTGTGTGTGTCTTCGCGCTTTTTCATTGCAGCGCCGCGGCCTTCGGCCGCATCCATCAGTTCCCCGGCAAGACGAAGGTCCATGGATTTTTCACCGCGTTTTTTCGCGGCTTCACGCAGCCAGCGCATTGCCAGCGCGAGGCGACGAACGGGACGGACTTCGACGGGTACCTGATAGTTGGCACCACCCACGCGACGGCTTTTGACCTCGACGATGGGTTTGATGTTATTGATTGCCAGGTTGAACACTTCAATCGGTTCTTTACCTGTTTTGGCCTGAACATGATCAAGCGCGCCATAAATGATACGTTCTGCGACGGCTTTTTTGCCTGCCAGCATGACAACGTTCATGAATTTTGCAAGATCAACACTGCCGAATTTTGGATCAGGCAGGATCTCGCGTTTTGGTACTTCGCGACGACGTGGCATTGTACTTCCTTAGAGTGTCTGTTTCAGTTGAACCACTTGCGTGGCCGTGGCTGCCTATATGAGAGGTCAACCCCTTACGTACCGCAGATAATTTTTTCTCGCAGCTGCGGCTGCACGCTTACCAACCGGTGGGAAGGAAGCATTTTTGTGCGTGTGCACCAAATCGGATAAAACCGTTGCAAAAGCGGATTAGGCTTTCTTAGGACGTTTTGCACCGTATTTGGAACGCGACTGTTTACGATCCTTGACGCCTTGCAGGTCAAGAGAACCGCGCACGATGTGATAGCGCACACCCGGGAGGTCTTTTACACGACCGCCACGAACAAGAACCACAGAGTGTTCCTGCAGGTTGTGACCTTCACCACCGATATACGAAATAACTTCGAAACCGTTGGTCAAGCGCACTTTGGCAACTTTACGCATCGCAGAGTTAGGTTTTTTAGGTGTGGTGGTATACACGCGAGTGCATACGCCACGACGCTGAGGGCAGTTTTCAAGTGCAGGACTTTTGCTGCTCTCATGGCTGCTTACGCGCGGTTTACGCACGAGCTGGCTGATGGTTGGCATGACCTTCTATCCTATTTCATGTACAGAAAACCTGTACCGATTTATATTTGCGTCTGTTTTACGTACTGACGTTAATGTACGCCCGGGGGGAAGAATGGACAGCAAAGTCGCGATAGTAGCGCCGGCATATGACCGGAGCATGTCGGGACTGTTCGGACGGCCTTTTCTCTTGCTGAAAAAACCGTACAGGCTGAGTGCGCCGCACAGATGACCAACACAATTGTTGCTTTTATGCACGTTTGTGCATCGTTGCGATGTTGTCCGTCTGTTTGTTGCTTTGGCACGACATTCTAACCAGGATACTGCTCTTAAAATTGTGCTCCCGAAGATGTCTTCGCGCCGGCTTGTGAAAAAAACAACACCAGAGAAGTTCCACCAGAGAAGTTCGTGTGAAACGTTCAATGAAATATTGCATTGCCACATATGCCTGGGGCCAGCCACGTTACATGTGCTGTTTCAAACTGAAAGCATGAAAAGGCGCCTTTTTACAAAGCGCCCTTAAACGAATTAGGCGAAACGACCATATAACAGAGACCTTAAACACTTAAACAACCAAAGAGCAACAAGTCTTACTGCTATTACCCAGTGCTATTCCCACTAGGTAGCCCGTCACATTAACACAGCCACAACGAAACGTCAAGAAAACCGCAAGAGATCATCAACGCAAACAGCAGGGAAGCGGACTTGAACACAGCCGACAAACAGTTCGGCATTCACGCTACTCCGTGAAATAGTCCATAAAAAACAACGGTTTTGCTATAATGGACGACTACTTTCCCGCCGTGCGGGGCCATGCGCCGGGGTCAGCGATCCTGCACCTCGCCACACTAGGAAAAAATCACATGAAGATTGCCATATTAGAAGATGATCTCGCTCAGGCGACACAAATGGTGCAGGCTGTAGAAAAAATGGGGTATGGCTGCAAGCATTACAGCTCAGGCAAGGAGCTCATGTCCGCCCTGCGGGATCCGGAAAGTTTCGATTTGCTCATTCTGGACTGGGAATTGCCCGAAATTACCGGCAAGGATGTCCTGATCTGGGTGCGCAGCAACATTGGCTATTCCCTGCCGATCCTGTTCCTGACCAGCCGTACCAGTGAAGAAGATCTGGTTGAAGCCATCGAGGCTGGCGCCGACGACTATATCTCCAAGCCATATACAACCGAGGCCTTGCGGGTGCGCGTGCTGTCGCTGCTGCGACGCGCCAACCCAACCGACGTCGACAACACCATGCTCGAAATCGGCCCTTATCAGATCGACACGCAAATGCGCTCGGTACGTCTGCACGACGAAGTCATCGCGCTGGCACCCAAAGAGTTTGACCTGGCCGTGCTGTTTTTCCGTAACATGGGGCGACTGTTTTCCCGCGATGCACTCAGTGCGGCCATCTGGAACCGGGAAATTCCGGCCACCTCGCGCACGCTGGACACGCATTTGTCCAACGTCAGGCAAAAGCTGCAGATTCGTCCGGAAAATGGCTTGCGCATCGTCTCTTCCTACGCACTGGGCTACCGCCTGGAACCGGTGTCCGAGTCCGCAGCCGCGGATACAGCAGCGCAGCCTAAAGAAACCCGCGTCTCCGGGCAGTCATGAGTAGTACATTGAGAACCATCCTGAGCAGCGCGCTGGCTCTGCTGATCGGTGCGCTGCTCAGCGGCCCTGCGTTCGCACAGGCTACCGGTGCGCGCGGCGAGTATTTCACTTACCGGTTTGTTCCTGGCGATATTCTGCTGACGCTGTCGCAGCGTTTTACCCAGAACGAGGAAAACTGGAAAACCATCCGCAAAATAAATGGCATCGCCGATCAATATAAAATCCCGGTCGGCTTCGAACTGAAAATTCCGTTTTCGCTGATCGACGAGGTGCCCGCCAGCGCTACGATTTCGCATTTGCGCGGCAAAGCATTTCTTAACGGATCACCCATCACGCAAACCGGCGGCCAGGTCACCGAGGGCGCGGTCATTACCACAGACACCAATAGCAACGTGACGCTGACCCTGCCGGACGACAGCAAGGTACTGGTTCCCCCCAACAGCTCAGTGACTGCCAAACGCCTGCAACGCTTCTCAGGGACCGGCTATATCGATGCCATCTTCACCATTGATCGCGGCGAAGTTCAGAGTCATGTCAACCCGGACGGCGGCGGCGTGGGTCGCTTTGAAATCCGCACGCCGGTCAGTGTGACCGGCGTGCGCGGTACGATCCTGCGTGCGGGAACCCGTCAGGGTCAGGGCGACTACAGTACCATCATCAAGGGCCAGGCTGATTTTTCACAGGCCGATGGCGTTATCCTGACCAGACTTGCCAGCAACCAGGGGGTGATCACCGACGGTGCCGGCCAGCACTCGGGAACCCGCGCATTGTTGCCGCCCCCGGTATTGCACCCCATGGGCGGACAGTCGCACAACCGTGAACTGCGTTTCGATCCGGTACCGGGCGCCGTCGCCTATGAACTGGTCCTGGCCGAGGACAGCGAGGGCTACGATGTCCTCTGGAGCCAGCGCATTACCGGCACCACAGCAACCCTGCCTGCGGTACGCAACGGTACTGTTTACGTGCTGGTGCGCTCACTGGATCAGCAGATGCTGGCCGGTGCCCAGGCAGTGCTGACCATCGAGCAAACCATGAATACGATCAATGACAGGCAGGGCTCGCCCATCGGTGTCGGCAACGGCAGCTACCTGCTGCAGTCGGCCTTTTAACGGGCGGCAGGCGCGATGCTGGGCTCGCTTGGCCGACGCTTTCATCGGGAATGGCTGTTGGTGACGCTGGTGATCCTGGCCGTCACCGCGCTGGGCAGCCAGTTTTCGATTCTGTCGCGTTTCAGTTATGCCCTGTACGATGTGGCCGTCAGTTACACACAATCCAGACAGCCCGACCCGGATATCGCCATTATCGTGATCGACGACAAGAGCCTGACGCAAATCGGTTTCTGGCCCTGGGAGCGCAAGGTTCACGCCGAACTGGTGAACATATTGCACAACGCGCGTGCTATCGGTTTCGATATTCTTTTTACCGATGCCGATCCGCATGACACCCGGACTGATCAACAGTTGGCGCAGGCTATTGCCGACAACGGCAACGTGGTCCTGGCCAATTTTCTGAGCGATCCGGGACAGCAAGTGGCGGTCAACCCCATCGCCAAGCTCGCCAGGGCCGCCCGTGCGCTGGGTTTTATCAATATCGTGCCCGATACCGACGGGATGGTGCGGCGGATCCGCCTGACCACGCCACAGGACACCACGCGGCAACACTTTGCCTTGTCTATGCTGGCCGCTGGCGGAGATAGTGCGGCCGTCGCTTCATACTCTTCGCGCAGCAAGGAGGAGCCCTATCTCATCCCCTACGTGGGCACCCCGCAGACCTTTCCCATGATTTCGTACAGCGACGTGCTGTTCGGTCGGATTCCCGCCCGTTATTTCGATAATAAATATGTGTTGATCGGCGCATGGGGAACCGGAATGGGCGATCGTTTTCCGACACCGGCTTCTGCGGGGATCGTGGATAATATGTCCGGGGTGGAGATCCTGGCCAATGTATTGCAATCGGCGCGCGAAGGCAACTGGAATGTCATTCCCGGCACAACCACCCATATGCTGATCTCCCTGGCACCCGTGCTGGTATTGTTGATCGCAATCAGACAATTGTCGCCGCGGCGCGTGCTGTTTGCCACGCTGGTGGTCCTGCTGCTGGTGCTGGCCGGCTCGGTGCTGCTGCTGGCTCTGGGCAATATGTGGGTATCACCCGTTGCAGCCATGATCGGGGTCGCCCTCACCTACCCCGTCTGGAGCTGGCGCACGCAGGAACTTGCCCTGAACCAGATGGGCAGAGAAATGAGCGAACTCAATCGCGAATACCCCTTGCTTCGGGCCGAGATGGCGCTGGCAGATGCTCCCCAGAAATTTCATCTGTCATTGAATGAACGGATCATGCAATTGCGCTTCGCGCTGAACCGGGTACGTTCACTCAGACAATTCATCAGCGACAGTTTCAATGCCATTCCCGACCCGGCTCTGGTCTTTGATGCCAGCCATCAGCTTACCTTGTGGACCAGCAGCGCCGAGCGCTACATGGCCAGACTGGACAAGCTGACGCTGAGCGAAGGCCTGCCGCTGCAGAGCCTGCTCAATGCCATTATTGCCGACGCGACGACATCGCGCGAGCTGGTCACAGCGATCGAACACCACGAGCGTACCGCAGCAGAGCAATCCGACGAAAGCAGTAGCGCGGCAACAGGTATCCATTCCGAGGATGGCTTCGAAGTGCGCGACCGCGCCGGCAATGACCTGCTGCTCAAGTCCATGCCCACCTATACCGCCGGTCAGCGACGTTCGGGCTACATCCTGAACCTGATTGATATCAGCGCGCTGCGCGAAGCAGAACGCAAGCGGGATGAAACCTTGCGCTTCATCTCGCATGATATGCGGGCGCCCCAGAACTCTATTCTGGCGCTGATTGATCTGCAAACCGACGACACGCGGGCGCTGCCCACCGATGAGCTGTTGCGACGCGTCAGCCATCTTTCGGGAAGAACCATCAGTCTGGTGGAAGACTTCGTGCAATTTACACGTGCTGAAAAAGCCGACATCGAGTTTGTACCGCTCAATCTGAGCGATCTGCTGCAAGACGCCATCAATGAGGTCTGGATCGAGAGCCGGGCCCGCCATATTCCCATTGTGAGCCACATCTCGCCACTATGCGCCTTTATCAGGGGAGATCAGTCATTGCTGATGCGCTGCCTGAGCAATTTGCTGGATAATGCCTTCAAATACAGCCCAGACAACACCACAATCACATGCACCCTGGCCTCTGCGGGCGACTTCTGGGAAGTCAGCATCCGCGACCAGGGCTGCGGCATCAGCCAGCAGGATCAGCAACACCTGTTCACGCTCTATACCCGGGTTGGTACCAGCAATGAACAGGACCCCGGTGGTCTGGGACTGGGTCTGGTTTTTGTCAAAACCGTGGTCATGCGCCATCACGGCGAAGTTCGCGTACAGTCTGCGCCGGGCCAGGGCTCTACGTTTATTATCCGCCTGCCTAAGGATGAGACTGAAGAATCCGCCGGGCCTTCTCTATAACCGGCATATCCACCATCTGGCCGTCCAGCTTGAACGCCGCCCGCCCGCTTTTTGCATGCTCGTCCAGCACCCGCTGCGCCCAATCCTTTTCCTGCTCGGTTGGCTCAAATACCGCGTGAATCACCGGCAACTGGGACGGATGGATGCACAGCGCCCCGGCGAATCCCATGCCTTTGGCAAACGAGACAGACTTTCTCAGTCCATCGCTGTCGGCGATGTCCGGAAAAACGCCGTCCAGCGGCGCCTCAATGCCCGCGGCACGACTTTGGATCACCAGTTGCGGACGGACGACCGCCAGCAATTGCTGCGCTCCCGCCGAATCGCCATCCATGTTCAGGTCCAGCGCCAGATCCAGCGCACCAAAAGACAGTCGCGCCACCCCGGGTGCCTGACATAGCTCGGGCATGCGCATGATGCCCAACGCGCTTTCGATAATCGGGTAGACGGGTTTGCGGGCCATTGCCGCCGCACTGATCTGCGATGCGCTTTCTGCCTTGGGCAACATCACACCTGTGATATTGGCCAGCTTTGCGCAAACCGCAATATCGTCGTTGAACCAGCGGCTGCGCGCGTCGTTCACGCGTAGCAGAAATTGCTGATCGGGATGGGCGGTGGCGAACTCGCTCAGCGCATCGCGCGCGCTTTGCTTGGCATCCTGCTCTACGGCATCTTCCAGATCGACAATCACAATATCGGCGCCACTGGCCAGCGCCTTGGGAATTCTGTCAACCCGGGTGGCAGGGACAAACAACGCGGATCGCATTTTCATAACGGACAAACTCCTTGATGATTAACCGAAAGCGGCGCTCGTCCGGCGCCGCCTGTGTGTATTGACTGACCGTCAGACGATGCCTGCAGATTGCCACTGACTGACTGTGTCTTCATCATAGCCCAGTTCATCCAGAATCGCGGCCGAATGCTCGCCAAGCGCAGGGACCGCATCCATGCGAAAGTCATAGCTGTTATTGACGCCGGGAGGCAACAGGGCGGGCAGCGTTCCCACCGGACTGCCCATTTGCGACCAGCGGCCACGCGCCTTCAACTGCGGGTGATCCCATACCGCTTTCATGTCATTGACACGGGCGTTGGCAATGCCTGCCTGCTCCAGGCGTTCAATGATCTGTTCATCGTCATAGGCAGCAAACGACTGGATAATCAGATCGCGCAAGGCATCGCGATTGGCGGTGCGCAGCGTGTTGGAGGAGAAGCGCGCATCGGTGGCCAGCGCCGGTTTTTCCAGCACCTGTTCGCAGAACACTTTCCATTCGCGCTCGTTCTGCAGCCCCAGCATAATGGTCTTGCCGTTACCGGCCAGGAACGGGCCGTAAGGGTAGATGGAGGCATGCGCAGCACCCGCCCGGACTGGCGGCGGGGCGCCATCATAGGCGTAATACAAGGGAAAGCCCATCCACTCGACCATACTTTCGAGCATGGTCAGATCAATATGGCTGCCTTTGCCGGTCTTGCCACGCTGCAACAGCGCCGACAGGATATGGGAATACGCGTACATGCCGGCGGCAATATCCGCAATCGAGCAGCCTGCCTTGGCCGGTTCATTGGCGCTGCCGGTCACGGACACAAAGCCGCTCTCACTCTGGATCAACAGGTCATAGGCTTTTTTATGCTCGTAAGGACCGCCGCCGCCATAACCCGAAATATCACACACCACCAGCGACGGGTACTGTTCATGCAGGGCATCGTACGAGAGTCCCAGACGGGCCGCCGCGCCGGGCGCCAGGTTCTGCACCAGCACATCCACCTGCGGTAACAGGCGGGCCAGCACTTCTTTGGCCTGCGGGCTTTTCAGATCCAGCGTCAGACTTTCCTTGGAACGGTTGGTCCAGACGAAGTGAGACGCCATGCCCTTGACGCGTTCATCGTAATTGCGGGCAAAATCGCCCACGCCGGGCCGCTCCACCTTGATGACACGCGCTCCCAGATCTGCCAGCTGGCGCGTACAAAATGGCGCGGCAATCGCGTGCTC of the Advenella mimigardefordensis DPN7 genome contains:
- the tuf gene encoding elongation factor Tu, translating into MAKGKFERTKPHVNVGTIGHVDHGKTTLTAAITTVLSQHFGGEAKGYDQIDAAPEEKARGITINTSHVEYETETRHYAHVDCPGHADYVKNMITGAAQMDGAILVCSAADGPMPQTREHILLSRQVGVPYIVVFLNKADMVDDEELLELVEMEVRELLSKYDFPGDDTPVIKGSAKLALEGDEGPLGKQAILSLAEALDTYIPTPERAVDGTFLMPVEDVFSISGRGTVVTGRIERGIIKVGEEIEIVGIKDTVKTTCTGVEMFRKLLDEGQAGDNVGILLRGTKREDVERGQVLAKPGSIKPHTGFSAEVYILSKEEGGRHTPFFQGYRPQFYFRTTDVTGTIKLPEDKEMVLPGDNVSMDVELIAPIAMEEGLRFAIREGGRTVGAGVVAKITK
- a CDS encoding CaiB/BaiF CoA transferase family protein, which codes for MTTKQATGVRPLDGITVLSLEHAIAAPFCTRQLADLGARVIKVERPGVGDFARNYDERVKGMASHFVWTNRSKESLTLDLKSPQAKEVLARLLPQVDVLVQNLAPGAAARLGLSYDALHEQYPSLVVCDISGYGGGGPYEHKKAYDLLIQSESGFVSVTGSANEPAKAGCSIADIAAGMYAYSHILSALLQRGKTGKGSHIDLTMLESMVEWMGFPLYYAYDGAPPPVRAGAAHASIYPYGPFLAGNGKTIMLGLQNEREWKVFCEQVLEKPALATDARFSSNTLRTANRDALRDLIIQSFAAYDDEQIIERLEQAGIANARVNDMKAVWDHPQLKARGRWSQMGSPVGTLPALLPPGVNNSYDFRMDAVPALGEHSAAILDELGYDEDTVSQWQSAGIV
- the rpsJ gene encoding 30S ribosomal protein S10, whose translation is MKNQKIRIRLKAFDYKLIDQSAAEIVDTAKRTGAVVRGPVPLPTRIKRYDVLRSPHVNKTSRDQFEIRTHQRLMDIVDPTDKTVDALMRLDLPAGVDVEIALQ
- the fusA gene encoding elongation factor G; amino-acid sequence: MARKTPLERYRNIGISAHIDAGKTTTTERILFYTGVSHKIGEVHDGAATMDWMEQEQERGITITSAATTAFWRGMAGNYPEHRINIIDTPGHVDFTIEVERSMRVLDGACMVYCAVGGVQPQSETVWRQANKYKVPRLAFVNKMDRTGANFFKVYDQLKTRLRANPVPIVIPIGAEDSFKGVVDLIKMKAIIWDEASQGTKFEYLDIPAELVESANEWREKLVETAAEASEELMDKYLESGELSEEEIHKALRDRTIACEIQPMLCGTAFKNKGVQRMLDAVIDYLPSPADIPPVSGEDDAGNPVTRKADDKEQFSALAFKLMTDPFVGQLTFVRVYSGVLSSGDTVYNPIKGKKERIGRILQMHANNREEIKEVLAGDIAAVVGLKDVTTGETLCDLDSHIMLERMEFPEPVISQAVEPKTKADQEKMGLALSRLAAEDPSFRVRSDEESGQTIISGMGELHLEILVDRMRREFNVEANVGKPQVAYRETIRKVCEEVEGKFVKQSGGRGQYGHVVLKLEPLPPGGAGYEFVDAIKGGVVPREYIPAVDKGIQETLSAGVVAGYPVVDVKVTLFFGSYHDVDSNENAFRMAASMAFKEGMRKAQAVLLEPMMAVEVETPEDYAGTVMGDLSSRRGMVQGMDDMVGGGKVIKAEVPLAEMFGYATNLRSLTQGRATYTMEFKQYAEAPKNVADEVISARSK
- a CDS encoding response regulator transcription factor, coding for MKIAILEDDLAQATQMVQAVEKMGYGCKHYSSGKELMSALRDPESFDLLILDWELPEITGKDVLIWVRSNIGYSLPILFLTSRTSEEDLVEAIEAGADDYISKPYTTEALRVRVLSLLRRANPTDVDNTMLEIGPYQIDTQMRSVRLHDEVIALAPKEFDLAVLFFRNMGRLFSRDALSAAIWNREIPATSRTLDTHLSNVRQKLQIRPENGLRIVSSYALGYRLEPVSESAAADTAAQPKETRVSGQS
- a CDS encoding FecR family protein, producing the protein MSSTLRTILSSALALLIGALLSGPAFAQATGARGEYFTYRFVPGDILLTLSQRFTQNEENWKTIRKINGIADQYKIPVGFELKIPFSLIDEVPASATISHLRGKAFLNGSPITQTGGQVTEGAVITTDTNSNVTLTLPDDSKVLVPPNSSVTAKRLQRFSGTGYIDAIFTIDRGEVQSHVNPDGGGVGRFEIRTPVSVTGVRGTILRAGTRQGQGDYSTIIKGQADFSQADGVILTRLASNQGVITDGAGQHSGTRALLPPPVLHPMGGQSHNRELRFDPVPGAVAYELVLAEDSEGYDVLWSQRITGTTATLPAVRNGTVYVLVRSLDQQMLAGAQAVLTIEQTMNTINDRQGSPIGVGNGSYLLQSAF
- the rpsG gene encoding 30S ribosomal protein S7 produces the protein MPRRREVPKREILPDPKFGSVDLAKFMNVVMLAGKKAVAERIIYGALDHVQAKTGKEPIEVFNLAINNIKPIVEVKSRRVGGANYQVPVEVRPVRRLALAMRWLREAAKKRGEKSMDLRLAGELMDAAEGRGAAMKKREDTHKMAEANKAFSHFRW
- the rpsL gene encoding 30S ribosomal protein S12, producing MPTISQLVRKPRVSSHESSKSPALENCPQRRGVCTRVYTTTPKKPNSAMRKVAKVRLTNGFEVISYIGGEGHNLQEHSVVLVRGGRVKDLPGVRYHIVRGSLDLQGVKDRKQSRSKYGAKRPKKA
- a CDS encoding CHASE2 domain-containing protein — its product is MLGSLGRRFHREWLLVTLVILAVTALGSQFSILSRFSYALYDVAVSYTQSRQPDPDIAIIVIDDKSLTQIGFWPWERKVHAELVNILHNARAIGFDILFTDADPHDTRTDQQLAQAIADNGNVVLANFLSDPGQQVAVNPIAKLARAARALGFINIVPDTDGMVRRIRLTTPQDTTRQHFALSMLAAGGDSAAVASYSSRSKEEPYLIPYVGTPQTFPMISYSDVLFGRIPARYFDNKYVLIGAWGTGMGDRFPTPASAGIVDNMSGVEILANVLQSAREGNWNVIPGTTTHMLISLAPVLVLLIAIRQLSPRRVLFATLVVLLLVLAGSVLLLALGNMWVSPVAAMIGVALTYPVWSWRTQELALNQMGREMSELNREYPLLRAEMALADAPQKFHLSLNERIMQLRFALNRVRSLRQFISDSFNAIPDPALVFDASHQLTLWTSSAERYMARLDKLTLSEGLPLQSLLNAIIADATTSRELVTAIEHHERTAAEQSDESSSAATGIHSEDGFEVRDRAGNDLLLKSMPTYTAGQRRSGYILNLIDISALREAERKRDETLRFISHDMRAPQNSILALIDLQTDDTRALPTDELLRRVSHLSGRTISLVEDFVQFTRAEKADIEFVPLNLSDLLQDAINEVWIESRARHIPIVSHISPLCAFIRGDQSLLMRCLSNLLDNAFKYSPDNTTITCTLASAGDFWEVSIRDQGCGISQQDQQHLFTLYTRVGTSNEQDPGGLGLGLVFVKTVVMRHHGEVRVQSAPGQGSTFIIRLPKDETEESAGPSL
- a CDS encoding HpcH/HpaI aldolase/citrate lyase family protein — translated: MKMRSALFVPATRVDRIPKALASGADIVIVDLEDAVEQDAKQSARDALSEFATAHPDQQFLLRVNDARSRWFNDDIAVCAKLANITGVMLPKAESASQISAAAMARKPVYPIIESALGIMRMPELCQAPGVARLSFGALDLALDLNMDGDSAGAQQLLAVVRPQLVIQSRAAGIEAPLDGVFPDIADSDGLRKSVSFAKGMGFAGALCIHPSQLPVIHAVFEPTEQEKDWAQRVLDEHAKSGRAAFKLDGQMVDMPVIEKARRILQSHP